The Candidatus Desulfovibrio trichonymphae region GTTGCCCTTTCACGCCGTGCGGATGTGCTTGGTTTTGACATTAGTCAACACCGCATTGCGGAATTGCGGCTCGGCCATGACCACACGCGGGAAGTCGGCAAAGAAGCCCTTGCTGCAGCGACAGTACGCTACACTGTCAATCCCGCTGAACTCAACAAGGCGGGCGTTATCATTATTGCCGTGCCCACGCCCATTGACAATCACCGCTCCCCTGATCTGACGCCGGTTGTGAGTGCAACCGTCACCGTGGGGCGCAACCTCGGCCGAGGTTGCGTGGTAGTGTATGAATCCACAGTCTACCCTGGCTTGACGGAAGAAATCTGCGTGCCTGTGTTAGAGCGCGAATCCGGCCTGCACTTCGGCAAAGATTTCAGCGTGGGCTATTCCCCTGAACGGATTAACCCCGGCGACAAAGTACATACGCTTGCATCCATTACGAAAATTGTTGCCGGGTCGGATGCAGCTACGACAGACCTGCTGGAGAAGCTTTACGGCACCGTTGTGACGGCCGGCATTCACCGCGCCTCCAGCATCAAAGTGGCGGAGGCCGCCAAAATTATTGAAAATACACAACGCGACCTAAATATCGCCCTGATGAATGAACTGGCCGTTATTTTTGAACGGCTCGGCATTGACACTATGGAAGTGCTGGAAGCCGCCGGCAGCAAATGGAATTTTCTGCCTTTCAGGCCGGGTCTTGTCGGAGGGCACTGCATAGGCGTCGACCCCTACTACCTCACGTTCAAGGCGGAAGAGCTGGGTTTTCACCCGGAAGTCATCCTGGCGGGCCGCCGCGTCAACGACGGCATGGGCAAATATGTTGCGGAATGCGCGGTCAAGCGCCTGATCAAACACGGCCGCGTCGTCAACGACGCGCGGGTAGGTATCCTGGGTTTCACTTTCAAAGAAAATGTTCCGGATTTGCGCAATACCCGCGTGGTAGACGTGGTGCGCGAACTTGCGGACTACGGCGTGACTGCGCTTGTCAATGACGCGCAGGCCGACCCGCGGGAGGCGCTTGCCGAATACGGCCAGAAACTCCTCTCTCTGGACGAGATGCGCAGCCTGGACGCGCTGATTCTGGCTGTAG contains the following coding sequences:
- a CDS encoding nucleotide sugar dehydrogenase, translating into MVNFEDLRQRKQPVAVVGLGYVGLPLAVALSRRADVLGFDISQHRIAELRLGHDHTREVGKEALAAATVRYTVNPAELNKAGVIIIAVPTPIDNHRSPDLTPVVSATVTVGRNLGRGCVVVYESTVYPGLTEEICVPVLERESGLHFGKDFSVGYSPERINPGDKVHTLASITKIVAGSDAATTDLLEKLYGTVVTAGIHRASSIKVAEAAKIIENTQRDLNIALMNELAVIFERLGIDTMEVLEAAGSKWNFLPFRPGLVGGHCIGVDPYYLTFKAEELGFHPEVILAGRRVNDGMGKYVAECAVKRLIKHGRVVNDARVGILGFTFKENVPDLRNTRVVDVVRELADYGVTALVNDAQADPREALAEYGQKLLSLDEMRSLDALILAVGHREYASLTPGKLKTFFADPKNALLLDVKAFFDPTAMRATGFDYWRL